Proteins encoded by one window of Cyclobacteriaceae bacterium:
- a CDS encoding ABC transporter permease: protein MLKSYFLIAIRNLLKQKGYSIIKIAGLAFGLAASLVIYLFVQEDLSYDTFHKNYKNIVRVLTIDSAEGVSSKLVGVTQPALGPAVEEELPEVINSARISGGGRLDLSYEDNLLRCDAGFRTESSFFEIFDFKIIDGKKEGVLDEPNTIAITQTLATRLFGKENPIGKVVRLNQNLDLHVVALVADPPKNSHIQFDLLRSMTPSQDEEGYRQFLQSWQGINQFTYLLLDRPANPDELNPKLQAIAKKNNAFEFFTPVVQPMPEVHLHSKEILFESNANKSDVLNVYVLSIIAGLILMLAAVNFTNLVTAKSTGRAKEVGMRKVIGAVRAQLIGQHLTESIVVTALAGILALVLVFMITPTLNNIYQRFADASVILQPENISVFIGLIIVVGLVAGLYPAFVLSGFKPVVVLKGAFKNSASGTRLRKALVVLQFTISIALMVGTGIVYQQMNFIYTADLGYKRDQIITLAQNGQNLANATALKTELQRNTDVLSVGSSSTRIGQQLGRTGIQPEGFSNETNFIVSIMAIDENFIPTLGMDMASGRNFSLDYNDSLSIIINEEMTRLLEWHDAVGKKIGLQSGPNPATDVTYYTVVGVVKDFHFATIRHKVEPLFMVYNTNNPSMAIKVNAENISSTIAFIETTWKNINSGTTFEYAFLDEQFANLYRNEQAFANMFTHFTVLAMIIAGLGLFALSAFTAEQRQKEISIRKVLGASNGNILYKLSAEFIVLIIISFVLASIASYFVMQKWLQDFQYSIKIGPQIFIAAGAASILIALLTISFQALKAALANPVNALRNE, encoded by the coding sequence ATGTTAAAAAGTTATTTTCTTATTGCCATCCGAAACCTGCTGAAGCAGAAAGGATATTCTATCATTAAAATTGCCGGTCTGGCATTCGGACTCGCAGCCTCATTGGTCATTTACCTGTTTGTTCAGGAAGATCTGTCGTACGACACCTTCCATAAAAATTACAAGAACATTGTACGCGTGCTCACCATCGACAGTGCGGAAGGCGTGAGTAGTAAACTGGTTGGGGTAACGCAACCTGCATTGGGACCTGCTGTGGAAGAAGAACTTCCTGAGGTGATCAACAGTGCGCGCATCAGCGGTGGCGGCAGACTCGACCTGAGTTATGAAGATAACCTGTTGCGTTGCGATGCCGGTTTCCGCACGGAATCTTCGTTCTTTGAGATTTTCGATTTTAAAATTATTGATGGAAAAAAAGAAGGTGTACTGGACGAACCCAACACGATTGCCATCACCCAAACATTAGCAACACGGCTTTTCGGAAAGGAAAACCCGATTGGCAAAGTGGTACGCCTCAATCAAAACCTGGATTTACACGTGGTGGCGTTGGTAGCCGATCCACCTAAAAATTCACACATTCAATTCGACTTATTGCGTTCCATGACACCTTCGCAAGATGAAGAAGGCTACCGTCAGTTTTTGCAATCGTGGCAGGGCATTAACCAGTTCACCTATTTACTACTGGATCGCCCGGCAAACCCGGATGAGCTGAATCCTAAACTCCAGGCCATTGCGAAAAAGAACAACGCGTTTGAATTCTTTACACCGGTTGTTCAACCGATGCCGGAGGTTCACCTGCACTCAAAAGAAATTCTCTTCGAAAGTAACGCCAACAAATCGGATGTATTGAATGTGTATGTGCTCTCCATTATTGCTGGGCTTATCCTCATGCTGGCTGCCGTTAATTTCACCAACCTGGTTACCGCCAAATCAACCGGGCGTGCCAAGGAAGTGGGCATGCGCAAAGTAATCGGTGCTGTGCGCGCACAACTTATCGGACAACACCTTACTGAATCCATAGTGGTTACTGCATTGGCCGGTATTCTTGCTTTGGTGCTTGTCTTCATGATTACGCCTACACTAAACAACATTTACCAACGCTTTGCTGATGCGAGTGTCATCCTCCAACCCGAAAATATTTCCGTGTTTATCGGGTTGATCATTGTGGTGGGGTTGGTGGCCGGCCTATACCCCGCATTTGTATTATCCGGCTTTAAGCCGGTGGTGGTATTAAAAGGTGCATTTAAAAATTCCGCCAGTGGAACGCGTTTGCGCAAAGCGCTCGTGGTGTTGCAATTCACCATTTCCATTGCCTTAATGGTGGGTACAGGCATTGTGTATCAACAAATGAATTTCATTTACACAGCCGATTTGGGTTATAAGCGTGATCAAATCATTACCCTGGCGCAAAACGGACAAAACCTAGCTAACGCAACTGCACTCAAAACAGAACTTCAACGCAATACCGATGTGCTATCGGTCGGCTCCTCCTCTACCCGAATTGGTCAACAACTGGGCCGCACAGGCATTCAGCCCGAGGGCTTCAGCAACGAAACCAATTTTATCGTAAGCATAATGGCTATCGATGAGAATTTTATTCCTACCCTGGGCATGGACATGGCCAGCGGAAGAAACTTTTCATTGGATTATAATGATTCCCTCTCCATCATCATCAACGAAGAAATGACACGTCTGCTGGAATGGCATGATGCTGTAGGTAAAAAAATCGGGTTGCAATCGGGACCGAACCCGGCAACAGACGTAACGTACTACACCGTAGTAGGTGTGGTGAAAGATTTTCACTTTGCCACCATTCGGCACAAGGTTGAGCCCTTGTTCATGGTGTACAATACCAACAACCCTTCCATGGCGATTAAGGTAAATGCTGAAAATATTAGTAGTACCATTGCCTTTATCGAAACTACCTGGAAGAACATAAACTCCGGAACAACGTTCGAATATGCATTTCTGGATGAGCAATTCGCCAACCTATACCGAAACGAGCAAGCCTTCGCCAACATGTTTACACACTTTACGGTGCTGGCCATGATCATTGCGGGCCTGGGCTTATTTGCGCTTTCTGCCTTTACGGCCGAGCAACGCCAGAAGGAGATCAGCATTCGCAAAGTATTGGGTGCCAGCAATGGAAATATCTTGTACAAGCTGTCAGCCGAGTTTATTGTACTCATTATTATATCCTTTGTGCTGGCCAGCATCGCATCCTATTTTGTGATGCAAAAATGGTTGCAGGATTTTCAGTACAGCATTAAAATCGGCCCGCAGATTTTCATTGCTGCCGGTGCAGCTTCCATACTCATTGCATTACTCACCATTAGCTTCCAGGCACTTAAAGCCGCGCTGGCCAATCCGGTAAACGCATTACGAAACGAATAA
- a CDS encoding ABC transporter permease, whose product MLLNYLKIALRNLQRNFTYSFINIFGLSIGIACSILIMLWIADEYQFDRFHEKRENLYKVMLNQTFSGQRGSQIALPYPLKEALPAHSPKIKHTVITNWGEGFLLTVDENKITKVGLAVSEDFLKMFTFPLIQGDVNTALDDQNSIVLTESVAKALFGDEEPLNKMVKLDNDRELKVTGVLKDFPDQTTFSNYDYLIPFAYYESIMPWVRNSRENWQNNSFQMYVELEQGSTQEEVTASIRDIVLKNTPDTLPNPEVFLHPITDLRLYSKFENGKVAGGMIEYVKLFGAIAIFVLIIACINFMNLATARSEKRAREVGIRKSIGSRKKELVFQFLGESLLITTFAFLVAVVLVELSLPMYNTLVSKKLFIDYSNPYLWTGAALLILITGTLAGSYPAFYLSSFQPVKVLKGKIQTGKYASLPRKILVTLQFGFSIFLIIGTIVIYQQIMHVKDREIGYDRENLMMVWTNGELETNYQTIKNELLSTGAVKSVTKSNSPITSIFSNNIVEWPGMAPGTRVVFTTIATEYDYVKTMGMKLIEGRDFSPEFASNSSGVIINQAAVDMMQLEEPIGATLSMNGSELTIIGVIENVIMSSPYEPVSPMMAAFIPDWTSTITIRLEKTADLPGAISKVEDVFKRLNPTYPFAYRFADVEFEKKFASINLTSNLAKVFAALALTITALGLFGLAAFTAEQRSKEVSIRKVLGATVTGLVLLISKDFSRLVIIAFVLFAPLAWWFLSGFLEEYPYRITIAWWIFPLAGLSALIVALIIVSTQALRAATSNPVNSLRNE is encoded by the coding sequence ATGCTCCTGAACTACCTTAAAATCGCTCTGCGTAATCTCCAACGGAACTTTACGTATTCATTCATCAACATCTTCGGCCTATCTATTGGCATTGCCTGCAGCATTTTAATCATGCTGTGGATTGCAGATGAGTACCAGTTTGATCGCTTTCACGAGAAGCGTGAAAACCTGTACAAGGTCATGTTGAACCAAACGTTTTCAGGGCAAAGAGGATCACAAATCGCGCTTCCTTATCCGCTAAAAGAAGCGCTTCCTGCACATTCACCCAAAATCAAGCACACGGTAATCACCAATTGGGGTGAAGGATTTTTACTGACGGTTGATGAAAATAAAATCACCAAAGTAGGACTTGCCGTCAGTGAAGATTTTTTAAAGATGTTCACCTTTCCGTTGATACAGGGTGATGTCAACACGGCATTAGATGATCAGAATTCAATTGTGCTGACCGAAAGTGTGGCCAAGGCCCTTTTTGGTGATGAGGAACCGTTGAACAAGATGGTAAAACTCGACAATGACCGCGAGTTGAAAGTAACCGGAGTTTTGAAGGACTTTCCCGATCAAACTACCTTTTCGAATTACGATTATCTTATTCCCTTCGCTTACTATGAGTCCATCATGCCTTGGGTTCGCAATTCACGCGAAAACTGGCAAAACAATTCCTTCCAGATGTATGTGGAACTTGAACAAGGCAGCACACAAGAAGAAGTTACCGCTTCCATTCGGGATATTGTATTGAAAAATACACCGGATACCTTGCCTAACCCGGAAGTTTTCTTGCACCCCATTACGGATTTGAGGTTGTACTCGAAATTCGAGAATGGAAAAGTGGCAGGTGGCATGATCGAATACGTAAAGCTATTTGGTGCTATTGCCATTTTTGTGCTCATCATTGCCTGCATCAATTTCATGAACCTGGCCACGGCACGCTCAGAAAAACGTGCACGTGAAGTGGGCATTCGCAAAAGCATCGGTTCGCGAAAAAAGGAACTTGTCTTTCAATTTCTGGGTGAATCACTTCTGATTACCACATTTGCTTTTCTGGTAGCTGTAGTATTGGTGGAACTCTCTTTGCCAATGTACAATACGCTGGTGAGCAAAAAACTTTTCATCGACTACAGCAATCCATACCTATGGACTGGAGCGGCCCTGTTGATTTTGATTACCGGTACGTTGGCTGGAAGCTATCCGGCATTTTATTTATCATCGTTTCAACCGGTTAAGGTACTTAAGGGAAAAATTCAAACCGGAAAATATGCCAGTCTGCCCCGAAAAATTCTGGTAACCCTGCAGTTTGGTTTCTCCATCTTCCTGATAATTGGAACCATTGTCATTTATCAACAGATCATGCACGTAAAAGATCGCGAGATTGGCTATGATCGGGAAAACCTGATGATGGTGTGGACAAACGGTGAGCTAGAAACGAATTACCAAACCATCAAAAATGAGCTATTAAGTACTGGTGCAGTAAAAAGTGTTACCAAATCCAACAGCCCCATAACCTCCATCTTCTCAAACAACATTGTAGAGTGGCCCGGTATGGCGCCCGGAACACGCGTTGTATTCACTACCATTGCTACCGAGTATGATTATGTGAAAACCATGGGCATGAAATTAATTGAAGGTCGCGACTTCTCCCCCGAGTTTGCCAGCAATTCTTCAGGGGTTATTATCAATCAGGCAGCAGTTGACATGATGCAATTGGAGGAACCCATTGGCGCAACCCTAAGCATGAACGGCAGTGAACTGACCATCATCGGAGTTATTGAAAATGTGATTATGAGTTCTCCCTATGAACCGGTTTCGCCTATGATGGCTGCTTTTATTCCCGATTGGACCAGCACCATCACCATTCGCCTGGAAAAAACGGCAGACTTACCCGGAGCCATCAGTAAAGTGGAAGATGTATTTAAACGTTTAAACCCCACCTACCCATTTGCCTACCGCTTTGCTGATGTGGAGTTTGAAAAGAAATTTGCATCCATTAACCTGACCAGCAACCTGGCAAAAGTGTTTGCCGCACTGGCGCTTACCATCACCGCATTGGGTTTATTTGGTTTGGCTGCCTTCACAGCGGAACAACGTTCAAAAGAAGTGAGCATCAGAAAAGTATTGGGCGCCACCGTAACCGGGTTGGTGTTGCTTATCTCCAAAGATTTCTCCCGACTTGTGATTATTGCCTTTGTACTATTTGCACCATTGGCCTGGTGGTTCCTCTCCGGATTTTTGGAAGAATACCCTTACCGCATTACCATTGCATGGTGGATATTTCCGCTAGCCGGACTTTCAGCATTGATTGTTGCGCTCATTATTGTGAGTACACAGGCCCTACGTGCAGCCACCAGTAACCCGGTAAACAGTTTACGAAACGAATAA